A genome region from Nicotiana tabacum cultivar K326 chromosome 13, ASM71507v2, whole genome shotgun sequence includes the following:
- the LOC107787088 gene encoding putative protein phosphatase 2C 33: MIVWENFGSRTDTVFCGVFDGHGPHGHMVAKRVRDSLPLKLSAHWEVNLKSEDVLKEISLNAGASLNSEDASLISAAEESRVSIDVEEAEKQPEVFQTLKESFLKAYKVMDRELRSYTNIDCFCSGTTAVTFVKQGQDLVIGNVGDSRAVLGTRDKSGSLTAVQLTVDLKPNLPAEAERIRKCRGRVFALRDEPEVARVWLPNSDSPGLAMARAFGDFCLKDFGLISVPEISYRRLTGKDEFIVLATDGIWDVLSNDEVVKIIASTSSHSSAARSLVEAAVRAWRTKYPTSKVDDCAVVCLFLDSNSNNLSTASNTNYNDETVSMEANEVGAKTDDASGPTALPRSGTVREGNEVSGEGDDVSEEGIEEASEHEELLSEVGTEWSALEGVSRLNTLLTLPKFVPDKEEK; encoded by the exons ATGATTGTTTGGGAG AACTTTGGTTCCAGAACAGATACTGTATTCTGTGGTGTTTTTGATGGCCACGGTCCTCACGGCCATATGGTTGCAAAGCGAGTCCGAGATTCCCTTCCCTTAAAGCTAAGTGCACACTGGGAAGTTAATCTGAAAAGTGAGGATGTTCTGAAGGAGATCAGTCTAAATGCTGGGGCTAGCCTAAATTCTGAGGATGCTTCCCTTATATCTGCTGCTGAGGAGTCCAGGGTCTCAATTGACGTTGAAGAGGCTGAAAAGCAACCAGAGGTCTTTCAGACTTTGAAGGAGTCATTTCTGAAGGCTTATAAAGTTATGGATAGGGAACTGAGAAGCTACACCAATATTGACTGCTTCTGTAGTGGGACAACAGCTGTAACCTTTGTTAAACAG GGTCAAGATCTTGTTATTGGAAATGTAGGGGACTCCCGAGCAGTTCTGGGTACAAGAGATAAAAGTGGTTCTCTGACTGCTGTACAATTGACAGTGGATCTGAAGCCTAATCTACCAG CTGAGGCTGAGAGAATTCGCAAATGTAGAGGACGTGTTTTTGCTCTTCGCGATGAACCGGAAGTTGCAAGAGTGTGGTTGCCAAATAGTGACTCTCCTGGACTTGCTATGGCACGTGCTTTCGGGGATTTTTGCCTCAAGGATTTTGGTCTCATCTCTGTGCCTGAAATATCATATAGGCGTTTAACGGGAAAAGATGAATTCATTGTTCTGGCGACTGATGGG ATATGGGATGTACTTTCAAATGATGAAGTTGTAAAGATCATAGCGTCCACTTCATCCCATTCATCTGCAGCTCGATCACTAGTTGAAGCAGCTGTTCGCGCCTGGAGGACAAAATACCCAACTTCTAAAGTTGATGATTGTGCAGTTGTCTGCCTTTTTCTtgattcaaactcaaataacTTGTCCACTGCTTCCAATACAAACTACAATGACGAGACTGTCTCAATGGAAGCAAATGAAGTTGGTGCCAAGACAGATGATGCCTCTGGTCCAACTGCATTGCCTCGTTCTGGAACTGTTCGAGAAGGCAATGAAGTTTCAGGAGAAGGCGACGACGTATCAGAGGAAGGCATAGAGGAAGCCTCAGAACATGAGGAACTACTCTCGGAGGTTGGGACAGAATGGTCCGCGCTTGAAGGGGTTTCCCGGCTGAATACATTGTTGACATTGCCAAAGTTTGTGCCTGATAAAGAAGAGAAGTAA